From a region of the Candidatus Poribacteria bacterium genome:
- a CDS encoding fibronectin type III domain-containing protein, with amino-acid sequence MKRVIPLLILMSLLILITETVAQDTPGPPTNFTVTQGDRQLTLEWAHPSNINIANISRYRLRSRAAGASAPTTTTLWPGATLNPEAFTENPSYKFIHLINGIESTFTIAAVNDNGQEGTISAAKTGTPMMPAPEDFTATLDAPTTDDRTVTLSWTGIPQLPFHATNRDVTDYEYSQNGGAWTSIGSTSTSHLVTGLENGRSYTF; translated from the coding sequence ATGAAAAGAGTCATACCTTTACTCATACTCATGAGCCTATTGATATTGATCACTGAAACTGTCGCTCAAGATACCCCAGGACCCCCTACAAATTTTACGGTAACACAAGGGGACCGCCAACTTACGCTGGAGTGGGCACATCCAAGCAATATAAACATTGCTAATATTAGCCGCTATCGACTTAGATCGAGAGCGGCCGGGGCCTCCGCGCCGACGACTACTACTTTATGGCCGGGAGCGACTCTCAATCCTGAGGCTTTTACAGAAAATCCGTCTTACAAATTTATTCACCTTATCAACGGAATAGAATCTACTTTTACGATAGCAGCTGTAAATGACAATGGCCAGGAAGGCACAATATCCGCAGCCAAAACAGGGACACCTATGATGCCAGCACCTGAAGATTTCACCGCAACTTTAGATGCCCCAACTACAGATGATAGGACAGTTACGCTGAGTTGGACAGGCATACCTCAATTACCCTTTCACGCCACCAATCGTGACGTCACCGATTACGAATACAGTCAAAATGGTGGAGCTTGGACATCTATAGGTAGTACCAGCACGAGCCATCTTGTAACTGGATTGGAAAATGGAAGGTCATATACTTTTAG